One part of the Drosophila teissieri strain GT53w chromosome 3R, Prin_Dtei_1.1, whole genome shotgun sequence genome encodes these proteins:
- the LOC122621516 gene encoding Fanconi anemia group D2 protein isoform X3, with protein MYKQFKKRSKKPLNTIDENATMKVPRLAETTTNVSVESSSGGSEDNIPASQEHTQRFLSQHSAILAATLGRTQSSNRNIATLSRQPNNFFELVLVRAGVQLDQGDSLILACDHVSIVSKLRDIFTSASSYTDKMETFKTGLHAAMSPGSKLVQKLLTGCTVDAAGEEQIYQSQNSMFMNFLMIDFMRDACVEVLLNKIEEVARADRVIMGKAAIPLPLLPLMLTQLRYLTALHKVEIYSRIEVIFNRATESAKLDIIANAELILDASMHDEFVELLNINYSSTEDLFHMTTVQTLSNLSLSDRTQAKLRLRILDFATSGHCPDVNLPHLIRLLLNVLKIDTDDSVRDLIGSLREIFNWRHTIVREENSTRGDSKKSQLELFGFLELGLIRSKKFYQACQRSSASVPAEEFTSFDLILLLLLIHVNEDNSLYIENILRRRIKLEHITVSILEEIRLHYRHILEQHITTLMNILHDFMREKNRTVSDFAKSSYSILFKIFNSIQKNILKKLLELTCDKSSPHLTTMALELLRELQRKSAKDVQNCATLLIPMLDRISDLTLTQTRVAMDLLCHVAFPDPNLSPCLQLQEQVDMVVKKQLINSTDNIKKQGIIGCVQLIDAMARIENDGVERDELVGSVENVDSLPDGRGKMAANLIIRTESSIGNSTESLALFFEELATVFNQRNEGGTGCDLDYQFIAWVCDLVTFRFQASFVTEDVPEILKGIKLEYQLNINELDDTNVNTESDVLNIGINISKLVLSPKAKACDSIYILAPLFNCVRVLYKHRHHDSLENINALLGCAIVLPSFFEDDNYVPVFDNFKAEQQKDILIIYFHTINWMRVSISAFASQRDPPTRRRVLSRLGELIRIEQRIKPLLARAPVDFMAPPYQFLTNGKLSNQNLKRPGPKPAAKMNTTLPELDLSGNQTTIADFTIRVGPCKTIKMKTDFEQMYGPRERYRPMEVEIIMLLVEQKFVLSHQLENEQVGEFLGLLELRFLLEDVVQKLEAAVFRQHDSYDADSFKPHLAKQEDFICDLLPCLNEVNNHLISLAEAIDNELTKVNHVYSNLDLFKEQFCYIKSCFGLCVRLFALYFAWSEWSDKSQEQLLHKSLLKLQPKAQWKTLEKQSVPQLATLTFQYFLKYEKSVLSLSTAVQLYRLLCNLLKLGSLQSDASQPRLQQAEEDTVWHAAAP; from the exons AtgtataaacaatttaaaaaacgtTCGAAGAAACCTCTGAACACGATCGATGAGAACGCGACCATGAAAGTGCCC CGCCTGGCAGAGACGACCACAAATGTTTCAGTTGAGTCCTCATCCGGTGGGAGCGAAGATAACATACCCGCCTCCCAGGAGCATACGCAGCGCTTTCTGTCGCAGCACAGTGCGATCCTGGCCGCCACTCTGGGTCGCACGCAGTCCTCCAACCGGAACATTGCCACGCTCTCCCGGCAACCGAACAACTTCTTCGAACTGGTCCTGGTTCGAGCCGGTGTCCAGTTGGATCAGGGTGATAGTCTGATACTGGCCTGCGATCATGTATCCATTGTCTCCAAGCTGCGGGACATCTTTACGAGTGCCTCCTCCTATACCGACAAAATGGAGACATTCAAGACGGGTCTGCATGCTGCCATGTCTCCCGGATCGAAGCTGGTGCAGAAGCTTCTAACCGGCTGCACCGTGGACGCAGCTGGCGAGGAGCAGATCTACCAGTCCCAGAACAGCATGTTTATGAACTTCCTTATGATCGACTTCATGCGAGATGCCTGCGTGGAGGTGCTATTGAACAAGATCGAGGAGGTGGCTAGAGCTGATCGAGTCATCATGGGTAAAGCAGCTATTCCCTTGCCACTGCTACCCCTGATGCTGACCCAACTGCGCTACCTGACCGCCTTGCACAAGGTGGAGATCTACAGTCGCATCGAGGTAATTTTCAACAGGGCCACGGAATCGGCAAAGCTTGACATCATAGCAAATGCTGAGTTGATACTCGATGCCAGCATGCACGATGAGTTCGTCGAGCTTCTCAA CATTAACTATTCCAGCACTGAAGACCTCTTCCACATGACCACGGTGCAAACTCTAAGTAACTTATCGCTTTCGGACAGAACGCAGGCCAAGTTACGACTGCGCATTTTGGACTTCGCTACAAGTGGCCACTGTCCCGATGTg AACTTGCCGCATCTTATAAGGCTGCTGTTAAACGTTCTGAAAATAGACACAGATGACAGCGTGCGCGAC TTGATAGGCAGCTTGCGAGAAATCTTCAACTGGCGCCACACAATTGTGAGGGAAGAAAACTCGACAAGAGGCGACAGTAAGAAGTCTCAGCTGGAACTTTTTGGCTTCCTAGAACTAGGATTAATACGCTCGAAAAAGTTTTATCAAGCATGCCAGAGGTCATCTGCTAGTGTGCCTGCTGAAGAGTTTAC CTCCTTCGACCTGATACTTCTGCTTTTGTTGATACATGTTAATGAAGATAATTCATTATACATTGAAAACATT cttCGACGTCGCATTAAATTGGAGCATATAACAGTGAGCATTTTGGAAGAGATACGACTGCACTATCGACACATCCTGGAGCAGCACATTACCACACTGATGAACATCCTTCACGACTTTATGCGAGAGAAAAATCGCACTGTGTCCGATTTCGCCAAGTCTTCGTACAG TATACTTTTTAAGATTTTCAACTCAATCCAAAAAAATATCCTAAAAAAGCTTTTGGAGCTTACCTGTGACAAATCATCGCCCCACCTGACAACAATGGCACTGGAATTGCTTCGTGAACTTCAACGAAAGAGCGCCAAGGATGTTCAGAATTGTGCTACTCTTCTTATTCCCATGCTTGATAGGATAAGTGATCTTACTCTCACACAAACCCGCGTTGCTATGGACCTTCTGTGCCATGTTGCATTTCCGGATCCGAACCTATCGCCTTGCCTGCAACTCCAAGAGCAAGTCGATATGGTGGTTAAAAAGCAGCTGATCAATTCCACTGATAATATTAAAAAGCAGGGCATAATTGGTTGTGTGCAGCTCATCGATGCAATGGCACGCATCGAGAACGATGGAGTTGAGCGTGACGAGCTCGTAGGCAGCGTGGAAAACGTCGATTCCTTGCCCGATGGCCGAGGCAAAATGGCTGCCAACTTAATCA TACGCACCGAGTCATCAATAGGAAATAGTACCGAGTCTTTAGCCCTGTTTTTTGAAGAACTGGCCACGGTTTTCAATCAGCGCAATGAGGGAGGCACCGGCTGTGACTTGGACTACCAATTCATTGCTTGGGTCTGTGACTTAGTGACATTCCGATTTCAGGCAAGTTTTGTCACAGAGGATGTTCCCGAGATTTTAAA GGGAATCAAACTGGAATATCAATTAAATATCAATGAGTTGGACGATACAAATGTAAACACTGAATCAGATGTCCTTAATATTGGcataaatatatcaaaactGGTTTTATCACCGAAAGCAAA AGCTTGTGATTCAATATACATTCTGGCTCCTCTGTTCAACTGTGTCAGGGTGCTGTACAAACATCGCCACCATGACAGCTTAGAGAATATCAATGCCTTGCTGGGCTGTGCCATTGTGCTGCCCTCTTTCTTTGAGGATGACAACTATGTCCCCGTTTTTGACAACTTTAAGGCTGAACAGCAAAAAGACATTCTGATCATTTATTTTCACACCATCAATTGGATGAGGGTGTCGATCAGTGCGTTTGCATCACAACGTGATCCTCCTACTCGGCGTCGAGTTCTTTCTAGACTCGGAGAGCTAATACGTATCGAACAGAGAATTAAGCCCCTCCTGGCTAGAGCGCCTGTCGACTTCATGGCACCGCCATATCAATTCCTCACAAACGGCAAGCTCTCGAACCAGAATTTGAAACGTCCAGGACCTAAACCAGCTGCCAAAATGAACACAACGCTTCCAGAACTAGATTTAAGTGGTAATCAAACAACGATCGCTGACTTTACTATTAGGGTTGGACCGTGCAAGACCATTAAGATGAAGACTGACTTTGAGCAGATGTATGGGCCGCGAGAGAGGTACAGGCCAATGGAAGTTGAAATCATTATGCTTTTGGTGGAGCAGAAGTTTGTCTTGAGTCACCAGCTGGAAAATGAGCAAGTGGGGGAGTTTCTTGGTCTCCTGGAGTTACGTTTCCTGCTAGAAGACGTGGTTCAAAAACTTGAAGCAGCAGTTTTTCGACAGCACGATTCTTATGATGCGGACAGTTTTAAACCGCATTTGGCCAAACAGGAAGATTTTATTTGCGATCTACTTCCATGTCTAAATGAGGTGAATAATCACCTTATTAGCCTAGCAGAAGCCATCGACAATGAGCTCACAAAAGTCAATCATGTGTACAGCAATCTGGATCTGTTTAAAGAGCAATTTTGCTATATAAAATCGTGTTTTGGGCTGTGCGTCCGGCTGTTTGCTTTGTACTTCGCCTGGAGCGAGTGGAGTGATAAGTCGCAGGAACAACTGCTCCATA AGTCTTTGCTTAAACTACAGCCTAAAGCACAATGGAAGACACTAGAGAAGCAAAGTGTCCCTCAGCTGGCAACCCTGACTTTTCAATACTTTCTAAAGTATGAGAAATCTGTCTTGAGTCTTAGTACTGCCGTTCAGCTTTATCGATTGCTGTGTAACTTATTGAAGCTGGGGAGTTTACAAAGTGATGCTAGCCAACCGAGACTTCAGCAAGCCGAGGA GGATACTGTGTGGCACGCTGCTGCGCCGTAA